Genomic DNA from Rhodothermales bacterium:
CACTACATTATCTTCGGGACGGCAAGGGCAATCCGCGTGTAGCGCCCCCACCGCGCATCCCGATCTGCAAGCTATCTTCCCGCACAATATCATGCAGCACGGTAAACAGAAAGCGACAATTTACGATGTTGCCGAGCGGGCCGGTGTAGCTATCAGCACCGTCTCCCGGGTCCTCAACAACTCCTCCGACGTATCGGACGCGACGCGCGCGCGCGTCCTGCAGGCGATCGAAGAACTCCGTTTCCGGCCCGACCGGACGGCCAAGACTCTGGCCCAGAAACAAACGGAATCGCTCGTCATCGCGATGCCTTCCTTTACTACGCCGTTTCATACCGAGCTCCTGAAAGGCGTTCGCAGCCGCATCCGCGACCTCGAATACGATTTGCTCCTGTTCGATCTCGGCTCGAAGAATCCGAAGGAAAAACTGCTCGACTTCCTCGGGAAGGGCTCCGTAGACGGGCTGCTGCTGGCGCTGCATGTCGACGACGAGCTGTCCAACGAGCTGCTGACGCTCCGCGCGCCGGTTGTGCTGATCGGCAACAAGCGCCCGGAATTCGACTCATTTTACTGGGATGACGAGGGCGGTTCGCGCAGCGCGGTCAACCACCTCATCCAGCAGGGACACCGGCGCATCGGGATCATCACGTCGCCGATCGAGGACGACGCCATGCAACAGCGCCGGATCCACGGATACCAGGTGGCCATGGAGCGCGCCGGCATCGAGGTCGACCCGAACTGG
This window encodes:
- a CDS encoding LacI family DNA-binding transcriptional regulator, whose protein sequence is MQHGKQKATIYDVAERAGVAISTVSRVLNNSSDVSDATRARVLQAIEELRFRPDRTAKTLAQKQTESLVIAMPSFTTPFHTELLKGVRSRIRDLEYDLLLFDLGSKNPKEKLLDFLGKGSVDGLLLALHVDDELSNELLTLRAPVVLIGNKRPEFDSFYWDDEGGSRSAVNHLIQQGHRRIGIITSPIEDDAMQQRRIHGYQVAMERAGIEVDPNWMQSGQTEKHAGISEESGLEAMQAMLQQPNRVTAVFAIGDTLAIGAWYALRRAGLKVPDDIALIGYNDIKTSLYIGLSSVDQKMQQVGHQATDRMIFRLLNRNTEERVNMLTIPELRVRESSTFDRTK